The Celeribacter baekdonensis genomic interval AACGCGAAGAAGAGGACAGCGCCAAGATGTTTTATCGACCGACCGAGGGCCACGGCCTGCCACATAATCCGTTTAATGCCATCGTGTCGCCGCGCCCAATCGGCTGGATCTCGTCGCGCTCAGCCACGGGCGTGGAGAACCTTGCCCCCTACTCATTTTTCAACGCTGTCGCCTATGTCCCGCCGCAGGTGATGTTTGCCTCCGTCGGCAGCAAAGACAGCATCCGCAACATCCGCGAGACCGGGGAGTTTTGTGTCAATCTGGTGAGTGCAGCGCAGATCTCGGTGATGAATGCCTCGTCTGAGGCCTTGGCGTTTCATGAGGACGAGTTCACCCATTCCGGCGCGTTGCGTGCGCCTTGTCGCGACATCGCCTGTTCGCGGGTTGAGGACGCCCCTGCCGCACTTGAATGTAAAATGACCCAGATCGTGCAGCTCGAGGGCAAAGACAACTATGTGGTCTTTGGCACAGTCGTCGCCATCCATATCCGCCCGGATTGCGTGGTGGATGGGCGGTTTGACGTGGTCAAAGCCCGAATGCTCTCGCGCCTTGGTTATCGGGACTATGCCGAGGTGACCGAAGTGTTTGAATTGACCCGACCGAACGATTGAGGGCATGGCCGGGAAACGCGCCTCGCCCGCCACACACAGCAAGACGAACACCCCGGTTATAGCGACCAGTAACGGCGCGCGGTGAGACGCTGCCCGATTAGCCTAGCAAACGGTCACGCGGCCCCCTCACCGCAACCGTTTTATGAAAATCGCGCGGTTTGTAGCAAGGCGAGGCCGCAGCCCTCTGACTGTCATTGAAAGCTGATCCAAGACCAGATACGGCAGAAAGAGAGGGGGCATTGCCCCGCCCGCTTCTTCCTCCCCATGTCGGCTTTGTCTTTCGGCCGCCGCCCCCCATAGGACACGGAATGCGTATTCAAATAGACGTCGCAATGACCTACCGCTTTCCGAACCCGAACACGGTGTTTTTGGCGCTTGAGGCGGCTCATGCCCCGGGCCAAGAGATCGCCTATGAAAGCCTGTTGATTGGCGATGCCGACATCAGCCGCATCAATGGGGATTCCGATGTGGGTCAGCGCGTCTTTGCCCGTGTGCCGGGCTATGAAATGTTGCTCAATTACAGCGCGCTGTTGGACATCACACGCCCGCGTATTGCCCTTGACGGGCTTGACGCCGCGCCATGGCACCTGTTGCCCAGCGAAGTTGTGCCCTACCTGCGACCCTCGCGCTATTGCCAGTCGGACAAATTCGTCAGCTTTGTGAGCAAACGCTTTGGCGGGCTTTCGGGGGGCAAAAGGTGGCCGCGATCCGCGATTGGATCGAAGCCAACCTGTCCTATGTCCCCGGCAGTTCCGACACCGACACCAATGTGTTGGAAACCTTCGCCGGACGCCAAGGCGTGTGCCGCGACTACGCCCATCTGATGTGTTCGATGGTGCGTGCCGCCCAAATTCCCGCCCGCATGGTCGCCGCCTATAGCCCCTTTGTCACGCCCCAAGATTTCCACGCCGTCGCCGAGGTTTGGTTGGGTGGGGCATGGCACTTGGTCGATGCGACGGGCATGTGCCACGCCGATGACATGGCGATCATCTCGGTCGGTCGCGACGCCTACGACATTGCCTTTATGGAATCACAGGCGCCTGCGGAATTGTGGTTTCAATCGGTCTGGGTGCAACAGGTTCCAGACCCTGTTGAACAATGCGATGGACCAAACATAGACATGTGAGCGCCCTTATGGCATTTGGGCCATATGAAACCCCCGTTTAAGACAGTCAGCGCCTTGCGCCAAAACCGAATTACCATCCCGGCCTGAACCGCCGGGCCGGGTTATTCCTGTCTTAAAACCAACTGTGCGGCTTGTCCGAAATATCGCACTGACCAAGGGTAGTCTCATGCTCCAAACAGACCCAACTCTGCACCTGATGTGCGGAAAAATCGCCTCTGGCAAATCTACATTGACGACCAAACTTGGCGCTCACCCCGCAACCATCGTGATTGCCGAAGACACATGGCTCAGCGCGCTTTATGCCGATGTCATGCTCTCCGTCGCAGACTATGTCCGCTGCGCGTCCAAGCTCCGGGGGATCATGGGGCCTCACATTGTGGCGTTGTTGAATGCGGGCATGTCGGTGGTTTTGGATTTTCCCGCCAATACCGTCGAAACGCGCATGTGGATGCGAAGCCTCTTGGACCAAACCGAGGCGGCGCATCAACTTCACGTTCTCGATGTCCCTGATGCGCTGTGTCTGGACCGGCTGCGGCGGCGCAACGTCCAGACCGATCATCCGTTTTCGGTGACGGAAACCCAGTATTGGCAAATGTCCAAATATTTTGTCGCGCCCACGCCAGATGAGGGGTTCAACATCGTGCTGCACACGGTTGAACCCGATCGCTAACAGTCCCGCGCGCCACCCAAAAGGCCTCCCAACGCGGAGGCCTTTTTCATCTCAAAATCTGCGGGATTGCCCGGCTTAATGCCCAGCGCCCAAAACGCCCGTGCGCACGGAGTAATCTGTGGCGATCTGATAATCCGGGTCATCATCGCTATCGACCATCAAATGCCCCGCGTTGGTCAGCAAGTTATGGCAATCGCGCGACAGGTGGCGCAGTTGGATTTCTTTGCCCAGCGCCTCATATTTCGCGGCAAGGCTTTCGATCGCGTTGAGCGCGGATTGATCCGCCACCCGGCTATCGGCGAAATCGACGATCACTGTCGCCGGATCACTCGCCGGATCAAACATCTCGCCAAAGCCTTCGGCGGAGCCAAAGAACAGCGGCCCTTGGATTTGATAGACTTTCGCGCCCTCGGGCGTCTCATAGGTCTTGGCATGAATGCGCGACGCGTTTTGCCAAGCATAGGCCAGCGCTGACACGATCACCCCCACAACCACGGCCACGGCGAGGTCTTCATAGACCGTCACAACCGTCACCAACAGGATGACGAAAGCGTCGGTCTTGGGCACTTTGCGCATGACCTTGAACGAGTTCCACGCAAAAGTCCCGATCACCACCATGAACATCACACCGACCAGTGCGGCCAATGGAATTTGTTCGATCAACGGACTGGCGACCACGATAAAGGCCAACAAAAACAACGCCGCCGTGATCCCCGCCAAACGTGTACGCCCGCCGGATTTCACGTTGATCATCGACTGACCGATCATCGCACAACCGCCCATACCGCCAAAGAAACCGGTGATCACATTGGCCGTGCCCTGCGCGATACATTCTTGTGACACGCCGCCACGTTCACCTTTGATTTCGCCCACAAGGTTCAGCGTCAAAAGGCTTTCGATCAGCCCCACAGCCGCCGCGATCAACGCATAGGGCAGGATGATTTTCATCACGTCGACAAACTGATCCATGCTGCCAAACATCGGCA includes:
- a CDS encoding AAA family ATPase, which translates into the protein MLQTDPTLHLMCGKIASGKSTLTTKLGAHPATIVIAEDTWLSALYADVMLSVADYVRCASKLRGIMGPHIVALLNAGMSVVLDFPANTVETRMWMRSLLDQTEAAHQLHVLDVPDALCLDRLRRRNVQTDHPFSVTETQYWQMSKYFVAPTPDEGFNIVLHTVEPDR
- a CDS encoding SulP family inorganic anion transporter; translated protein: MSISNSASYPLTPKQIKTDLLSGLTVALALVPEAVAFAFVAGVNPLVGLYAAFIMGLVTALIGGRPGMISGATGAIAVVLVSLVAQHGVEYLFATVVLMGLLQILAGIFRLGKFIRLVPHPVMLGFVNGLAIVIFLAQMSQFKVPGADGGHVWMQGMQLMMMLGLVGLTMAVVHFLPKVTNIIPAPLAGILVTVAVVLAFNIDVPRVGDLATIKGGLPQFHIPLVPMFGSMDQFVDVMKIILPYALIAAAVGLIESLLTLNLVGEIKGERGGVSQECIAQGTANVITGFFGGMGGCAMIGQSMINVKSGGRTRLAGITAALFLLAFIVVASPLIEQIPLAALVGVMFMVVIGTFAWNSFKVMRKVPKTDAFVILLVTVVTVYEDLAVAVVVGVIVSALAYAWQNASRIHAKTYETPEGAKVYQIQGPLFFGSAEGFGEMFDPASDPATVIVDFADSRVADQSALNAIESLAAKYEALGKEIQLRHLSRDCHNLLTNAGHLMVDSDDDPDYQIATDYSVRTGVLGAGH
- a CDS encoding flavin reductase family protein, with the translated sequence MFYRPTEGHGLPHNPFNAIVSPRPIGWISSRSATGVENLAPYSFFNAVAYVPPQVMFASVGSKDSIRNIRETGEFCVNLVSAAQISVMNASSEALAFHEDEFTHSGALRAPCRDIACSRVEDAPAALECKMTQIVQLEGKDNYVVFGTVVAIHIRPDCVVDGRFDVVKARMLSRLGYRDYAEVTEVFELTRPND